The genomic segment TTCCCCCGGGCTTGCGCCCGGGGCTAATTCCCACACCGGTCGATTCAAATCCCGCTTTTCTCCTTCGCTCAAAGCTTCGGAAAACAAGTCGCGAGAATGACGGGGGCGGTGCAATCATAATGTGGGTGGATGTGGGTGAGGTGGACGTGGGGAGGTCATGATGCAAAAAAACAGTTGCCTGCATTCGGCGGGTATGGTATCGGGAGGGAATGCAGGTTTTTGAGCATCTTGGGTTGTTTTTTCGAAAGCGGCTGCGGCCGTGGGGGCAGGGGGCGGCGGCAATGCTTTGGCCTCGGCAGTGCCTCTTGTGCGGGGCCTTCCCGGAAGAAAAAACCTTTCTGTGCAGACGCTGCTGGCAGGATTTCTCCCGCACAACCGGACAAGATTACTGTCGGCGGTGCGGTCTGACAGTCAGCCCTTACGGGCATCTGCCGGAGGGGTGCGGACGCTGCGAGGGACAGCGGATTCTCACGGACGGCATTCTGCGGGTGGGGCAGTATGATTCCGTCTTGCGCGATTTGCTGCTGCGGCTGAAATTTCAGGAAAGAACGGAGCTGGCGGACTTTTTCGGACCGTTTTTAAGGGCCGTATTGGAAAGTCGTTCCTGGGGGCAGGTCGATTACCTCGTGCCGGTTCCTCTCCACTGGCTGCGGCGTCTGCAAAGAGGTTTCAATCAGTCCTATTTGCTGGCAAAGGCGATGAAGGGGATTGATGTTCCTGTTAGCCGAGATTTGGTTCGGGTTCGATACACCAGAAGGCAGTGGAATCTGACGAGTGCTCAACGGCGAAGAAATGTCAAGGGAGCTTTTGCCGTCCGAAAAGGGCATTCTTTTGCGGGGGCGTCCGTTTGCCTTGTGGATGATATTACGACCAGCCGGGCGACGCTGAATGAATGTGCTCGGGTGCTCAAAAGGGCTGGTGCACAAAAGGTTTATGCACTGGTTGCCGCAGTGGCGGACACAGCGGATTTCGATTGACAGACCGCGAAATTCAGGGGGACTGCCTGACCTGCCCGGATTTATTGGGGATGCGAGGGGATTTTGGCCGAAAAAACTGTTAACTCGTTTTTACGGATAAACTTAGAATGGTAAAGGGATTTCGACAGATTGCGTTTTTGACCGTCATCAGCCGGATTTTGGGGATGGTCCGGGATATGGCGTTTGCGTATTTTTTCGGGCGAAGCGACTTGTTTGATGCCTGGACGATTGCGTTTAAGATTCCCAATCTTTCGCGTCGGATATTCGGCGAAGGGGCGGCAACCACCTCTTTTATTCCGGTGTACAGCCGGTATCTGGAAAAAGACCCCAAGGAGGCCAATCGGCTGGCCAATACGGTTTTGACGGCCGTTTTTCTGATTTTGACGGCCGTTGTTTTGTTGGTTTGGGCGGGGATTTGGGGCTATATGCAGGTCGGGGCGGAGCTGGAGAGCACACGGCGGATGCTGAAACTGACGGCGATTATGATGCCGTATATGGTGATGATTTGTCTGGCGGCGGTGATGGGGGGGATTCTGAACAGCCATCGGCATTTTGCCGCTCCGGCGCTGGCCCCTGTGGTGCTCAATATTTTTTTGATAGGGGCGTTGGTGATTTCCGGGAAAGGGTTGGGCTGGCCGAAGGAAAAGATGGTTTATTTTACGGCCTGGGCCGTCATCGCCGTCGGAATCGGGCAGCTGCTCCTGGTGGCAGCGCCGATGAAGCGGTATGGGGTGCAGATTCGGCCTGCCTGGGAGATTCGCTCGGAAGGGGTTCGGTCGATTCTGATGCTGATGGGGCCGATGATATTAGGGCTGACGGCCACCCAGATTAACACGCTGGCGGATGATATTATTGCCAAGTCTTTGTCCGGTTCGGCGGAGAAGGGGGACAGTTTCCTTCTTTTTGGACAGACGATTCGCTATCCGGTCTGGGCTGGGACGGTTTCGGGCCTTTTTTATGCGCAGCGGCTTTACCAGTTTCCGCTGGGGGTTCTGGGGGTTTCGCTGGCTACGGCGATTTATCCGGTTCTGAGCCGCACAGCCGCCCGGGAGGATAAGACAGAGCTGCTGCAGACGATTCGACGCGGAATCTGCGGGGCCTTTTTTATTGCGCTGCCGGCTGCGGCGGGGATGATTCTCATCGGCCGACCCCTTGTCAGGGTGCTGTTTGAGCGGGGGGCATTTACGGCGGAGGATACACGAGCTACAGCGTGGATTTTGTACTGCTACAGTCTGGGGCTGTGCGGCTATTTCTGCCAGCAGATTGTCACGCGGGTGTACTATGCCATCGGGCAGTCGAAACGTCCGGCAATGACGGCGGCGGCTGCCGTTGGGGTGAATATTTGTTTGAATCTGCTGCTGATTTGGCCGCTGGGGGCGGCGGGACTTGCGGTTTCGACAGCGCTGTGTTCCTATCTGCAGGCGGGTATTCTGCTCGCTGGACTTCAGCGAAATTTTGGCAAACGCATCTTCGAAGGCTGGGGCAGCTCTTTCAGGAAGACGGTTGGGTGCACAATTCTGATGACACTGGCAGGGGGACTTGTTTTGTATCTGCTCAGAGGGCTGCCGAATAAAACATTCTTTGAATTGGTGCGGGTGGGAACTGTCGTGATTGTGTGCGCAGGAGTTTATCTTCTCGGTTCGTGGCAAAGCGGCAATGAGATGCTCCGGCTTTTGACAGGCCGAAAGCAGGTTGCGCCGGCACAGCCGAGGGAAGAAGGCAAACCCGAGCAATAGTCGAGAAGGTTTCTCGAGAAGGTTTGA from the Anaerohalosphaeraceae bacterium genome contains:
- a CDS encoding ComF family protein codes for the protein MQVFEHLGLFFRKRLRPWGQGAAAMLWPRQCLLCGAFPEEKTFLCRRCWQDFSRTTGQDYCRRCGLTVSPYGHLPEGCGRCEGQRILTDGILRVGQYDSVLRDLLLRLKFQERTELADFFGPFLRAVLESRSWGQVDYLVPVPLHWLRRLQRGFNQSYLLAKAMKGIDVPVSRDLVRVRYTRRQWNLTSAQRRRNVKGAFAVRKGHSFAGASVCLVDDITTSRATLNECARVLKRAGAQKVYALVAAVADTADFD
- the murJ gene encoding murein biosynthesis integral membrane protein MurJ, yielding MVKGFRQIAFLTVISRILGMVRDMAFAYFFGRSDLFDAWTIAFKIPNLSRRIFGEGAATTSFIPVYSRYLEKDPKEANRLANTVLTAVFLILTAVVLLVWAGIWGYMQVGAELESTRRMLKLTAIMMPYMVMICLAAVMGGILNSHRHFAAPALAPVVLNIFLIGALVISGKGLGWPKEKMVYFTAWAVIAVGIGQLLLVAAPMKRYGVQIRPAWEIRSEGVRSILMLMGPMILGLTATQINTLADDIIAKSLSGSAEKGDSFLLFGQTIRYPVWAGTVSGLFYAQRLYQFPLGVLGVSLATAIYPVLSRTAAREDKTELLQTIRRGICGAFFIALPAAAGMILIGRPLVRVLFERGAFTAEDTRATAWILYCYSLGLCGYFCQQIVTRVYYAIGQSKRPAMTAAAAVGVNICLNLLLIWPLGAAGLAVSTALCSYLQAGILLAGLQRNFGKRIFEGWGSSFRKTVGCTILMTLAGGLVLYLLRGLPNKTFFELVRVGTVVIVCAGVYLLGSWQSGNEMLRLLTGRKQVAPAQPREEGKPEQ